In the Terriglobia bacterium genome, one interval contains:
- the rpsG gene encoding 30S ribosomal protein S7 — translation MPRKGHVPKRDPIADPIYSSTLVTKFVNAMMWGGKKSTAQGIFYKCMENLQAKGGDEALKLFKKAVENAKPMLEVKTRRVGGANYQVPVEVNPDRRTSLAIRWIVSYARERGEKGMVDKLSNELLDAANGRGAAIKKKEDVHRMAEANKAFAHYRW, via the coding sequence ATGCCACGTAAAGGACATGTTCCAAAGCGCGATCCGATCGCGGACCCGATTTACAGCTCAACGCTGGTCACCAAGTTCGTAAACGCCATGATGTGGGGCGGCAAGAAATCCACCGCGCAGGGAATTTTCTATAAATGCATGGAAAACCTGCAGGCCAAGGGCGGCGACGAAGCCCTGAAGCTGTTCAAGAAGGCCGTGGAAAACGCCAAGCCCATGCTGGAAGTGAAGACCCGCCGCGTGGGCGGAGCCAACTACCAGGTGCCGGTGGAAGTGAATCCGGATCGGCGCACCTCGCTGGCGATCCGCTGGATCGTGAGCTATGCGCGCGAACGCGGCGAAAAAGGCATGGTGGACAAGCTTTCGAACGAGCTGCTAGACGCGGCCAACGGTCGCGGCGCGGCGATCAAGAAAAAGGAAGATGTGCATAGGATGGCCGAAGCGAATAAGGCGTTTGCGCACTATCGCTGGTAA
- a CDS encoding antibiotic biosynthesis monooxygenase, with amino-acid sequence MIGAGEYVIVWEFRVRRAREAEFVQKYGPEGDWARFFRGAPDDMSPGYIRTELVRDVAVDFRYLTLDYWQSEEEFKRFREQNLAEYERLDKEFEGLTESETRLGAFWLSKS; translated from the coding sequence ATGATCGGCGCAGGCGAGTACGTGATCGTCTGGGAATTTCGGGTACGGCGGGCAAGGGAAGCAGAGTTTGTTCAGAAGTACGGGCCTGAGGGAGACTGGGCGCGTTTCTTCCGTGGGGCGCCTGACGATATGTCCCCAGGCTACATTCGAACGGAGCTGGTAAGAGATGTTGCTGTTGATTTTCGCTATCTCACGCTGGATTACTGGCAGTCGGAAGAAGAGTTCAAGCGCTTCCGCGAGCAGAACCTGGCCGAGTATGAGCGGTTGGACAAAGAATTTGAAGGTTTAACGGAATCAGAAACGCGTTTGGGCGCGTTCTGGCTTAGCAAAAGTTAG
- the fusA gene encoding elongation factor G, whose protein sequence is MPRQAPLERCRNIGIMAHIDAGKTTTTERVLFYTGITHRIGEVHEGTATMDWMEQEQERGITITSAATTCTWRDIRINIIDTPGHVDFTAEVERSLRVLDGAVAVFDAVHGVEPQSETVWRQADKYGVPRICFINKMDKMGADFEHAVDTIRKRLNARPVAIQIPIGQEAAFKGVVDLVDMKAIYWRDETLGAKYEVEEIPAELKKKAEAFHAQLVESVAENDDEILHKFLEGESISADELRASLRKSVISLKLFPVLCGTAFKNKGVQTLLDAVVDYLPSPLDIPATKGHDPDHPEKALERKPADNEPFSGLAFKIMADSFVGQLVFVRVYSGQLKTGDSVLNTTKGKSERIGRLLKMHANKREEISEIYAGDICACVGLKNVTTGDTICSDKAPILLESITFAAPVISVAVEPKTKSDQEKMGVALGRLAQEDPTFKVATDPDSGQTIISGMGELHLEIIIDRMMREYKVEANVGKPQVAYRETIRKHAEAEGKYIRQTGGSGHYGHVKLRIDPNEMGKGFEFINEIKSGAVPREFFKPIEQGVKQAMEGGVLAGYEMVDIKVTLYDGSYHEVDSDEMAFKIASSMGFKEAARKASPVLLEPIMSVEVVVPEEFMGVIIGDLNSRRGRIEGIEHRAGSQVIKSLVPLAEMFGYATNMRSNTQGRATFSMHFAHYDEAPRAVTEEIVAKVQGKPAAR, encoded by the coding sequence ATGCCCAGACAAGCACCATTAGAACGTTGCCGCAACATCGGGATCATGGCCCACATTGATGCCGGCAAGACAACTACGACTGAACGTGTCCTGTTCTATACGGGCATCACGCACCGCATTGGCGAAGTGCATGAAGGCACCGCCACCATGGACTGGATGGAGCAGGAGCAGGAGCGCGGAATCACCATTACCTCCGCCGCCACCACGTGCACATGGCGCGACATTCGCATCAATATTATCGATACACCCGGCCACGTGGATTTTACCGCCGAAGTTGAGCGCTCGCTGCGCGTCCTTGATGGCGCGGTCGCCGTGTTTGACGCCGTGCATGGCGTCGAGCCGCAGTCGGAAACCGTATGGCGCCAGGCCGATAAATACGGCGTTCCCCGAATTTGCTTCATCAACAAGATGGACAAGATGGGCGCCGATTTTGAGCACGCGGTCGATACCATCCGCAAGCGCCTCAATGCCCGCCCTGTAGCGATTCAAATCCCCATTGGACAAGAAGCAGCTTTTAAAGGTGTCGTCGACCTGGTCGACATGAAGGCCATTTACTGGCGCGATGAAACCCTGGGCGCCAAATACGAAGTTGAAGAGATTCCCGCTGAGCTGAAAAAGAAAGCGGAAGCATTCCACGCGCAACTGGTCGAGTCGGTCGCGGAAAACGACGACGAGATCCTGCACAAGTTTCTGGAAGGCGAAAGCATCAGCGCCGACGAATTGCGCGCCTCGCTGCGCAAAAGCGTGATCAGCCTCAAGCTGTTCCCGGTCCTGTGTGGCACGGCCTTCAAGAACAAAGGCGTGCAGACTCTGCTGGACGCGGTGGTCGATTACTTGCCTTCGCCGCTGGACATCCCAGCCACGAAGGGCCACGATCCCGATCATCCGGAAAAAGCGCTGGAGCGCAAACCGGCGGACAATGAACCGTTCTCCGGGCTGGCATTCAAGATCATGGCCGATTCGTTTGTCGGCCAGTTGGTGTTCGTGCGCGTGTACTCCGGCCAGTTAAAAACCGGCGATAGCGTGTTGAACACAACCAAAGGCAAGTCTGAGCGCATTGGCCGCCTGCTGAAAATGCATGCCAACAAGCGCGAAGAGATTAGCGAGATTTACGCCGGCGACATTTGCGCCTGCGTCGGCCTCAAGAACGTCACCACCGGCGACACCATCTGTTCGGACAAAGCACCGATCCTGCTGGAGTCGATCACGTTCGCCGCGCCGGTCATCTCCGTCGCCGTCGAGCCCAAGACCAAGAGTGACCAGGAAAAAATGGGCGTTGCCCTGGGCCGTCTGGCGCAGGAAGATCCCACGTTCAAGGTCGCAACCGACCCGGATTCCGGACAGACCATCATCAGCGGCATGGGTGAACTGCACCTGGAAATCATCATTGACCGCATGATGCGCGAATACAAAGTGGAAGCCAATGTGGGCAAGCCGCAGGTGGCGTACCGCGAAACCATTCGCAAGCATGCTGAAGCGGAAGGCAAGTACATCCGCCAGACCGGCGGCTCGGGCCATTACGGCCACGTGAAGCTGCGCATTGATCCCAATGAGATGGGCAAAGGATTTGAGTTCATCAATGAGATCAAGAGCGGCGCGGTGCCTCGCGAGTTCTTCAAGCCAATTGAGCAGGGCGTGAAGCAGGCCATGGAAGGCGGCGTGTTGGCCGGCTATGAAATGGTTGATATCAAGGTCACGCTTTATGACGGTAGCTATCACGAAGTAGATTCCGACGAAATGGCGTTCAAGATCGCGTCTTCCATGGGCTTTAAGGAAGCGGCGCGCAAGGCTTCGCCGGTCCTGCTGGAGCCGATCATGAGCGTTGAAGTTGTGGTGCCGGAAGAGTTCATGGGCGTCATTATCGGCGACCTGAATTCACGCCGTGGCCGCATTGAAGGCATTGAGCATCGCGCCGGTTCGCAGGTAATCAAGAGCCTGGTGCCGTTGGCCGAGATGTTCGGTTACGCCACAAACATGCGCTCGAACACTCAGGGGCGCGCGACGTTCTCCATGCACTTTGCGCATTATGATGAAGCGCCGCGCGCGGTGACGGAAGAGATTGTCGCCAAGGTGCAGGGCAAGCCGGCAGCAAGGTGA
- the rpsL gene encoding 30S ribosomal protein S12 produces the protein MPTFNQLVRKGRTAPNYKTASPALQSSPQRRGVCTRVYTQTPKKPNSALRKVARVRLTNGIEVTTYIPGVGHNLQEHSIVLIRGGRVKDLPGVRYHVVRGTLDATGVANRKQGRSKYGAKRPK, from the coding sequence TTGCCGACATTTAATCAGCTGGTTCGAAAAGGCAGGACGGCGCCGAATTACAAGACGGCCAGTCCGGCCCTGCAATCATCGCCGCAGCGCCGTGGCGTTTGTACGCGTGTTTATACGCAAACACCCAAAAAGCCGAACTCCGCCCTGCGCAAGGTGGCCCGCGTGCGCCTGACAAATGGAATTGAAGTTACCACCTACATTCCTGGCGTCGGCCACAACCTGCAGGAGCACTCGATTGTGCTGATCCGCGGAGGCCGCGTAAAAGACCTTCCCGGCGTCCGCTACCACGTTGTGCGTGGGACGCTGGATGCCACCGGCGTCGCCAACCGCAAGCAGGGACGTAGCAAGTACGGAGCCAAGAGACCGAAGTGA